The following are encoded together in the Desulfitobacterium chlororespirans DSM 11544 genome:
- the cas10 gene encoding type III-B CRISPR-associated protein Cas10/Cmr2: protein MNKTLFLFTLGPVQSFIFQARKTQDLYAGSYLLSHLADIAVKKTIELGGEIIFPDPHKRSIPNRLLAYFSESDNEKLKAIGQSIQGAVQHEFRTIANGVLASFSLEESTEFKEQIAQHLEFYWLFQPWGQSDYLDNYRSIIAGLRTIKGTKIFEQITEAPGKKCSVSGEHNIVFYRKDRGGERGPTGSALPRSFPIRLIDDNEGLDAANFIKRCLGPYFKEDFDSSFPSTARIALMEAGERLKKERPDHQRIWKGVEELALFKLVENSSAEEKSDSLNKETIQAAALIKEHKIHCSPYYAIMLFDGDDMGKWYGEPHLKAGVSQYDFHSALSARMVDFADEVQKILIEPRGRVIYAGGEDFLGFININYLLKVMVELRERFGRLNIQEYTEDRPTFSAGIAIAHYKTPLSEVLKWAKKMEKWAKEIDTHKDAFGIAVLKHSGETQMTRLKWRSNDLWIPQLIERLMERVKKEDVSTTFIKQLNQIFLKLFESDGNTFDHADLIIKAEIKRLVGRSVTVEKLIGEDRERFENRRTDLVNVLTEDLSKLYFSCKNPMDFLSVLNIVTFLQREVI from the coding sequence ATGAATAAAACGCTTTTTTTATTCACCCTGGGCCCCGTACAGTCCTTTATTTTTCAGGCACGTAAAACCCAGGATCTTTACGCAGGCAGTTACTTGCTTTCTCACCTTGCGGATATTGCTGTTAAAAAGACAATTGAGTTAGGCGGCGAAATCATATTTCCTGATCCGCATAAAAGATCTATTCCTAATCGGCTTTTAGCTTATTTCTCTGAAAGCGACAACGAAAAGCTTAAAGCTATAGGACAGTCGATACAAGGCGCTGTACAACACGAGTTTCGGACTATAGCCAATGGAGTCCTAGCAAGTTTTTCTTTAGAAGAATCTACTGAATTCAAGGAACAGATAGCGCAACATTTGGAATTCTATTGGTTATTTCAGCCATGGGGCCAATCGGATTATCTTGATAATTATCGGAGCATTATAGCGGGATTAAGAACCATAAAGGGTACAAAAATATTTGAGCAAATAACTGAAGCACCTGGGAAGAAGTGTTCCGTCAGCGGCGAACATAATATTGTATTCTACCGAAAAGATAGAGGCGGAGAAAGAGGGCCTACCGGATCGGCCTTGCCCCGGAGTTTTCCGATTCGTTTGATAGATGATAATGAAGGGTTGGACGCAGCGAACTTTATAAAACGCTGTTTAGGCCCATATTTTAAGGAAGATTTTGATAGCAGTTTTCCGTCAACTGCTCGGATTGCATTGATGGAGGCAGGAGAACGGCTGAAAAAGGAAAGACCGGATCACCAAAGGATTTGGAAAGGTGTTGAAGAGTTGGCCCTATTTAAGCTGGTAGAAAATTCTTCCGCTGAAGAAAAATCAGACAGCTTAAATAAAGAAACCATTCAAGCAGCCGCGTTAATAAAGGAGCATAAAATTCATTGCTCCCCTTATTACGCCATTATGCTTTTTGATGGAGATGATATGGGGAAATGGTACGGGGAACCTCATTTAAAAGCGGGGGTTTCTCAATATGACTTCCATAGTGCATTAAGCGCCCGGATGGTTGATTTTGCCGATGAGGTGCAAAAAATACTTATTGAACCCAGGGGTAGAGTTATTTATGCGGGAGGGGAAGACTTTTTAGGGTTCATCAATATAAACTATCTTTTAAAAGTTATGGTTGAGTTGAGAGAGCGGTTTGGAAGATTGAATATCCAGGAATATACAGAAGATAGACCTACGTTTTCTGCGGGAATAGCGATTGCTCATTATAAAACGCCTTTGTCTGAAGTTTTAAAATGGGCAAAGAAGATGGAAAAGTGGGCGAAAGAGATAGATACACACAAAGATGCTTTCGGTATAGCCGTTTTGAAACATTCCGGCGAAACTCAAATGACCCGTTTGAAATGGCGAAGCAATGATTTGTGGATACCTCAGCTGATTGAAAGATTAATGGAGCGTGTCAAGAAAGAAGACGTTTCTACGACATTTATAAAACAGCTTAATCAAATTTTTCTCAAACTTTTTGAGTCGGACGGAAATACCTTTGACCACGCCGACCTTATCATAAAAGCGGAGATAAAGAGATTGGTTGGAAGGTCTGTTACAGTTGAAAAACTGATAGGAGAGGATAGAGAAAGATTTGAGAACAGAAGAACAGATTTGGTCAATGTTTTGACAGAGGATCTTAGTAAACTGTATTTCTCATGCAAAAACCCGATGGATTTCTTGAGTGTTTTAAATATTGTAACATTCCTGCAAAGAGAGGTGATTTAG
- the cmr1 gene encoding type III-B CRISPR module RAMP protein Cmr1 codes for MLKELNKTVYKCRLITPMFLYGRSNEPELRASSLKGAMRFWWRAINRNLSLDELRKKEASLFGSSNIDIGRSPVNLRLISKSIVTRRENLLPHKDKGISSAFVPGSEIDIILSDFLPSSEHTYYEHLLETTLLLGGIGKRVRRGFGSILILEKNNEEYVTPKNIEGISALIALVNEECEVKREENKLSFFGTFPSEYPYIETVEIGKSYSDYNNLLKKIGQVSHQVCLDGGSEYTGFAHFDKRLASPVYVSVIKLGENYHPLVTTLHVAFQEGFHPVGKNKQREFKEAIL; via the coding sequence ATGCTCAAAGAGCTCAATAAAACTGTTTACAAATGCAGATTAATCACGCCAATGTTTTTATACGGCAGATCTAATGAACCAGAATTGCGGGCTTCTTCGCTGAAAGGGGCAATGCGCTTTTGGTGGAGGGCGATTAATAGAAATTTATCTTTGGATGAACTGAGAAAAAAGGAGGCTTCCCTTTTTGGAAGTAGCAATATTGACATAGGTAGATCTCCTGTAAATCTAAGATTAATTTCCAAAAGTATAGTAACGAGAAGAGAAAATCTTTTGCCTCATAAAGATAAAGGAATATCGAGTGCGTTTGTGCCCGGTTCTGAAATAGATATTATTCTAAGCGATTTTTTACCAAGCTCCGAACATACTTATTATGAACATTTACTTGAGACCACATTATTGTTGGGAGGAATAGGGAAAAGAGTCAGACGTGGATTCGGCTCCATATTGATTTTGGAAAAAAATAATGAGGAGTATGTTACACCTAAAAATATAGAGGGAATTTCAGCTTTAATAGCTCTTGTTAATGAAGAATGTGAGGTCAAACGAGAGGAGAACAAACTATCTTTTTTCGGTACTTTTCCAAGTGAATATCCTTACATAGAGACTGTAGAAATCGGTAAGTCCTATTCCGATTACAATAATTTGCTAAAGAAGATTGGACAAGTTTCTCACCAGGTTTGTTTGGATGGCGGCTCAGAATACACAGGATTTGCACACTTTGATAAGAGGCTAGCTTCTCCTGTATATGTTTCTGTAATCAAACTGGGAGAGAATTATCATCCTTTGGTTACGACGTTACACGTTGCTTTCCAAGAGGGCTTTCATCCTGTTGGAAAAAACAAGCAAAGGGAGTTTAAGGAGGCGATTCTATGA
- the cas6 gene encoding CRISPR-associated endoribonuclease Cas6, giving the protein MNLEIYFKPLREPVVLPIHYNYLVQAALYNSIDQELAAFLHEKGYSDGNRAFKMFCFSLIQGMYQMDRVNKRIAFEGELKLTVSSPLQDFCQSLVNVLLTKGVMRLGPQELEIDRISAGQYKVRENKVMVRTLSPVVLYSTLLRPDGRKYTVYFQPGETDYSRLFNENLRKKYRALYGSEGPEGEVEIRPLGIQRMRIVNYKNTVIKGYAGKLFLSGPKELLQLAVDGGIGSKNSQGFGCVEIING; this is encoded by the coding sequence ATGAATTTAGAGATTTATTTTAAACCTTTGAGGGAACCGGTTGTATTGCCTATTCACTATAATTATTTGGTTCAGGCAGCGTTATACAATTCCATTGATCAGGAGCTGGCGGCTTTTTTGCATGAGAAGGGCTATAGCGACGGAAACCGCGCCTTTAAGATGTTTTGTTTTTCTTTAATCCAGGGTATGTATCAAATGGATAGGGTGAATAAAAGGATTGCTTTTGAAGGAGAGCTGAAGTTGACGGTATCCTCTCCGTTGCAGGATTTTTGTCAGTCCCTGGTCAATGTGCTGCTTACAAAAGGGGTTATGCGCTTAGGGCCCCAGGAGCTGGAGATCGATAGAATAAGTGCCGGTCAGTATAAGGTGAGAGAAAATAAGGTTATGGTGAGAACCCTTTCCCCGGTGGTGCTGTACAGTACGCTGCTCAGGCCGGATGGCAGGAAGTATACGGTCTACTTTCAACCGGGGGAAACGGATTATAGCCGTTTATTCAATGAAAATCTGCGCAAGAAATACCGGGCCCTTTATGGATCAGAAGGACCGGAAGGGGAAGTGGAAATACGACCGCTGGGTATACAAAGGATGAGGATCGTCAATTATAAAAACACGGTAATTAAAGGGTATGCCGGTAAGCTGTTTTTATCGGGGCCGAAAGAGCTGCTTCAATTGGCCGTCGATGGAGGAATAGGAAGTAAGAACAGCCAGGGGTTTGGGTGTGTGGAGATTATCAATGGATAG
- a CDS encoding GNAT family N-acetyltransferase yields MIYFETPRLIFRDWKEQDLREFRMMNKDSRVMRYFPETLTEQETDSLYEKIGDELSLGYGLYAVETKHNHEFIGFIGFHRATFEAAFTPCVEIGWRLNYAAWGNGYATEGAKACLDYGFNSLGLEKVYSFTAKVNLPSENVMKKLGMKKVMEFKHPHVAENSPLSEHVLYMCQLKG; encoded by the coding sequence ATGATTTATTTTGAGACGCCAAGGTTAATTTTTCGTGACTGGAAGGAACAGGATCTAAGGGAATTCAGAATGATGAATAAGGATTCAAGGGTGATGAGATATTTCCCCGAAACCCTTACAGAGCAGGAAACCGATTCACTCTATGAGAAGATTGGCGATGAACTCAGTTTGGGATATGGACTTTATGCTGTGGAAACCAAACACAATCATGAGTTTATCGGGTTTATAGGCTTTCATAGAGCAACATTTGAGGCGGCATTCACTCCTTGTGTGGAAATAGGATGGCGGCTTAACTATGCGGCATGGGGAAATGGCTATGCTACTGAAGGGGCAAAAGCATGTTTGGACTATGGATTTAATAGCTTGGGATTGGAGAAAGTCTATAGCTTCACGGCGAAAGTTAATCTTCCATCGGAAAATGTGATGAAGAAGCTTGGTATGAAAAAGGTTATGGAATTTAAACACCCCCATGTTGCTGAGAATAGTCCTCTATCTGAACATGTTCTTTATATGTGTCAATTGAAAGGTTAG
- a CDS encoding HepT-like ribonuclease domain-containing protein, with the protein MKDDKVYLHSILESIVKIETYTISGKEEFMTSGIIQDAVIRNLEIIGEAAKRVSQGLKKQTPEIP; encoded by the coding sequence ATGAAAGATGACAAGGTCTATCTTCACAGTATTCTGGAGAGCATTGTAAAGATTGAAACATATACGATCTCAGGAAAAGAGGAATTCATGACATCAGGAATTATCCAGGATGCGGTGATTCGGAATCTTGAAATTATTGGTGAAGCGGCAAAGCGGGTTTCCCAAGGGCTTAAGAAGCAAACGCCTGAAATTCCATAG
- a CDS encoding nucleotidyltransferase family protein — translation MPAINEIMAKRDQILSTAAQYKFFNVRLFGSVLRGEEKTESDIDFLVECGEDCSLFDLISLKYDLEEILGRKIDVVTPDSVHWTLKDKILQEARPI, via the coding sequence ATGCCGGCGATTAATGAGATTATGGCTAAACGTGACCAAATTCTATCCACAGCAGCTCAATACAAGTTTTTTAATGTGAGGCTGTTTGGTTCTGTACTGAGAGGGGAAGAAAAGACGGAAAGCGATATAGACTTTTTGGTTGAGTGCGGCGAGGATTGTTCTTTATTCGATTTAATCTCCCTTAAATATGATCTTGAAGAAATCCTGGGCAGAAAGATAGATGTGGTCACTCCCGATTCTGTTCATTGGACGTTAAAAGATAAGATTCTCCAGGAGGCCAGGCCTATATGA
- a CDS encoding zinc ribbon domain-containing protein, which produces MKTCIACGMPMTKAADYALGDESKDYCLYCARPDGSMQSYPEKVEGMTDFLIRTQGLDQEAARQTAIRTLSKLPAWQDREITSC; this is translated from the coding sequence ATGAAAACCTGTATTGCCTGTGGTATGCCCATGACGAAAGCCGCCGATTATGCTTTGGGGGACGAGAGCAAGGATTATTGTCTCTACTGCGCGAGGCCCGACGGCTCCATGCAGTCTTATCCGGAGAAAGTGGAGGGGATGACGGATTTTCTCATTCGCACTCAAGGTCTGGACCAAGAGGCGGCCCGGCAGACGGCCATCCGCACCTTGAGCAAGCTCCCGGCGTGGCAGGATCGGGAAATAACGTCTTGTTAG